The following coding sequences lie in one Arachis hypogaea cultivar Tifrunner chromosome 9, arahy.Tifrunner.gnm2.J5K5, whole genome shotgun sequence genomic window:
- the LOC140175131 gene encoding uncharacterized mitochondrial protein AtMg00860-like, producing MVKQRIVLGHIVSRDGISVEPAKIDVISSLPYPSSVREIRSFLGHAGFYRRFIKDFSKVTLPLSHLLQKDVKFHFDEDCKKAFDKLKDALTTTPIVRGPNWDQPFEIMCDASNHTVAAMLA from the coding sequence aTGGTGAAGCAAAGGATAGTATTAGGTCATATTGTATCTAGGGATGGAATCTCCGTAGAGCCAGCTAAGATTGATGTCATTtcgagtttaccttacccctcctcggtGAGGGAGATCCGTTCctttcttggtcatgcaggtttttaccgccGCTTCATCAAGGATTTTAGCAAAGTTACTTTACCCCTCTCTCACCTACTACAAAAGGATGTAAAATTCCATTTCGATGAGGATTGCAAAAAGGCTTTTGACAAATTGAAGGACGCGTTGACCACAACCCCTATCGTGCGAGGCCCAAATTGGGATCAACCTTTTGAGATCATGTGCGATGCCTCGAATCACACCGTAGCTGCCATGCTAGCATAG